The following proteins are co-located in the Colletotrichum lupini chromosome 4, complete sequence genome:
- a CDS encoding cyclin, whose protein sequence is MKYATDDSSAFISTYQNNTYSSSLESLTSTSSGSVWSAVSSQSSTSTSPTNTSDSDSADVYCLSRPSAACDTAVRFTSPWPRQPTQQAAAAIPQELRQNPRRTSGSATRSGAPPTLVRQAERKVNFVDNLVDSSTQIVEAIWPLSSVVCRNELGNKAVLPLRTFIQETLRRSRTSYSTLQVALYYLILIKPHVPKHDFTMEQPDDKQECRALQCGRRMFLAALILASKYLQDRNYSARAWSKISGLNTGEINQNEIAFLLAVDWKLHITDEVFQRWTEIVLKYTPPSPPAPGTSAQWYAQQSSNWKMVILKLNPELDNIEGLIPTAHVAPSSRTLSRHRTMLPAAQDVLATTGVCGLGYDSAELTPTPRSYQTPNIMEPSPATVYTPGRLAPALGLLPTPRLTPQSSGYSTPAVGAASHLSKGSAMGLAMVQASCVSATQCLDRWPVANTSSPQGYFPVRRSSLATSISTASSPESMVSDTSRTSRSSSISSASSLVNAPAPLGVQARFRSAKLCSERSSLRPTIASVPEDYEENCITSSPESYTGPVGRLCEMSLDTPLAQRERELDEMGHDPANDAARALQELQNYRSDDSTPTAMSSRKRARGVSIVDSCLQENVRDMLTGNYSGKQWTQDLVRPRNSQMGTNDRGTPRKRVCCASEAAPAYEASMLHSIDGYRGPGMWEGILN, encoded by the exons ATGAAGTACGCCACCGATGATTCGTCGGCTTTCATCAGCACCTACCAAAACAACACCTACAGCTCCTCCCTCGAATCCCTGACCTCCACATCGTCCGGCTCGGTTTGGTCTGCTGTATCCTCTCAATCATCTACCTCGACATCCCCCACCAACACCTCCGACTCCGATTCCGCCGACGTATATTGCTTGTCGCGACCCTCAGCCGCATGCGACACTGCTGTTAGATTCACAAGCCCCTGGCCTAGACAACCTACTCAGCAAGCCGCTGCTGCCATTCCCCAGGAGCTGCGACAAAACCCCAGACGAACCAGTGGGAGCGCCACCCGCTCTGGAGCACCCCCGACCCTGGTTCGCCAGGCTGAGCGCAAGGTCAACTTTGTCGACAACCTTGTTG ATTCTTCGACACAGATCGTCGAGGCCATCTGGCCCCTTTCCTCAGTCGTATGTCGCAACGAACTCGGCAACAAGGCGGTGTTACCGCTGCGCACCTTCATTCAGGAGACCCTGCGCCGCTCCCGCACCAGCTATTCCACCCTTCAGGTTGCGCTGTACTACCTGATTCTGATTAAGCCCCACGTCCCGAAGCACGATTTCACCATGGAACAGCCCGACGACAAGCAGGAGTGCCGCGCACTTCAATGCGGCCGCCGCATGTTCCTCGCCGCTCTCATCCTCGCCTCCAAGTACCTCCAAGATCGTAACTACTCTGCCAGAGCCTGGAGTAAGATTTCCGGGCTCAACACGGGGGAAATCAACCAAAACGAGATTGCATTCTTGCTGGCGGTCGACTGGAAGCTGCACATCACCGACGAAGTCTTCCAGCGCTGGACAGAAATCGTCTTGAAGTACACCCCTCCGTCCCCTCCCGCTCCCGGAACCTCCGCCCAATGGTATGCGCAACAGAGCTCGAACTGGAAGATGGTTATCCTCAAACTCAATCCCGAGCTGGACAACATCGAAGGCTTGATTCCCACGGCGCACGTCGCTCCCAGCTCCCGCACCTTGTCTCGTCACCGCACCATGCTGCCGGCGGCGCAAGATGTTTTGGCTACGACCGGCGTTTGTGGATTGGGGTACGACTCAGCCGAGCTTACCCCTACCCCGAGATCCTACCAAACCCCGAATATTATGGAGCCTTCCCCGGCCACTGTATACACTCCGGGCCGGCTGGCTCCCGCTCTCGGGTTACTTCCCACCCCGCGTCTGACGCCCCAGTCGAGCGGATACAGCACTCCTGCCGTGGGTGCTGCATCCCACCTCAGCAAGGGCAGCGCGATGGGTCTCGCCATGGTCCAGGCCTCATGCGTCAGCGCAACCCAGTGCCTCGATCGCTGGCCTGTTGCCAATACCTCGTCTCCTCAGGGTTACTTCCCCGTTCGTCGTTCTTCTCTCGCCACTTCAATCTCAACCGCGTCTTCTCCCGAATCCATGGTTTCTGATACGTCGCGCACCTCTCGCTCCTCCTCCATCTCATCTGCCTCCTCACTGGTCAACGCGCCGGCCCCTCTGGGGGTCCAGGCGCGATTCCGGTCTGCGAAGCTGTGCAGTGAGAGGTCAAGCTTGAGACCGACTATCGCCTCGGTTCCTGAGGACTACGAAGAGAATTGCATCACCTCTTCGCCTGAGTCTTACACCGGCCCGGTTGGCAGACTCTGCGAAATGTCGTTGGATACTCCTTTGGCTCAGAGAGAACGCGAATTGGATGAAATGGGGCATGATCCCGCGAATGACGCCGCACGGGCACTACAGGAGCTTCAGAACTACCGTTCCGACGACTCTACTCCTACTGCGATGTCTTCCCGTAAGCGCGCTCGAGGTGTCTCAATCGTCGACAGCTGCCTCCAGGAGAATGTTC